In Coregonus clupeaformis isolate EN_2021a chromosome 7, ASM2061545v1, whole genome shotgun sequence, one genomic interval encodes:
- the gfod1 gene encoding glucose-fructose oxidoreductase domain-containing protein 1 isoform X2 gives MMSAAQYYPKLLSIMGNVLRFLPAFVRMKELVEEGYVGELLVCEAQVHSGSLLGKKYNWSCDDLMGGGGLHSVGSYIIDLLTFLTGQRAAKVHGFLKTFVKQTEHICGIRQITSDDFCTFQMVLEGGACCTVTLNFNVPGDFRQEVIVVGTVGRLTVRGTDLYGQKNTMEGGPELLLKDTTPLEKASLPEKAFSDIPSPYLTGTIRMVQAVRQAFEDQDDRRTWDGRPLTMAATFEDCLYALCVVDTIKKSNQCGEWQNIEVMKEEPEVSPAYLISEAMRRSRMSLYC, from the coding sequence ATGATGTCGGCCGCCCAGTACTACCCCAAGCTGCTGAGTATCATGGGAAACGTACTGCGCTTCCTTCCTGCCTTCGTACGCATGAAGGAGCTAGTGGAGGAGGGCTATGTGGGGGAGCTGCTGGTCTGCGAGGCCCAGGTCCACAGTGGCAGTCTGTTGGGTAAGAAGTACAACTGGAGCTGTGACGACCTAATGGGCGGTGGGGGGCTGCACTCGGTGGGCAGCTACATCATAGACCTGCTCACCTTCCTGACGGGCCAGCGGGCGGCCAAGGTGCATGGCTTCCTCAAGACTTTCGTCAAGCAGACAGAGCACATCTGCGGCATCCGCCAGATTACCAGTGACGACTTCTGCACCTTCCAGATGGTGCTGGAGGGGGGCGCCTGCTGCACTGTCACGCTCAACTTCAACGTGCCTGGTGACTTCCGCCAAGAGGTGATCGTGGTGGGCACGGTGGGCCGGCTGACGGTCAGAGGCACGGACCTGTACGGCCAGAAGAACACCATGGAGGGAGGGCCAGAGCTACTGCTGAAGGACACCACCCCTCTGGAGAAGGCCTCCCTACCGGAGAAGGCTTTTAGTGACATCCCCTCGCCCTACCTGACAGGAACCATCCGTATGGTGCAGGCGGTGCGGCAGGCCTTTGAGGACCAGGACGACAGGCGCACGTGGGACGGAAGGCCGCTGACTATGGCGGCCACATTCGAGGACTGCCTGTACGCACTTTGCGTAGTGGACACTATCAAGAAGTCCAACCAGTGCGGCGAGTGGCAGAACATTGAGGTCATGAAAGAGGAGCCCGAGGTAAGCCCGGCGTACCTGATCAGCGAGGCCATGCGGCGCAGCAGGATGTCTCTCTACTGCTAG